The Oncorhynchus mykiss isolate Arlee chromosome 30, USDA_OmykA_1.1, whole genome shotgun sequence genome includes a window with the following:
- the LOC110521768 gene encoding NAD-dependent protein deacylase sirtuin-5, mitochondrial isoform X2 → MIVRQFTSRGVTSHLCARFKETQNRPVMARPSSDLAAFREVFSKAKHVAILTGAGVSAESGVPTFRGEGGFWRKWQAQDLATPGAFSQNPSRVWEFYHYRREVMLTKSPNSAHVAIAECEARLQKQGRRVTVITQNIDELHRRAGSTNILEMHGSLFNTRCMSCGHVGVNHKSPICAALEGKGAPDPNTSDAQIPPHDLPRCEQGGCSGLLRPNVVWFGETLDSDILTRVEEELDLCDLCLVVGTSSIVYPAAMFAPQVAARGIPVAEFNMEETPATMRFRFHFQGPCGTTLPPALARHNNEP, encoded by the exons ATGATTGTACGTCAGTTCACCAGCAGAGGCGTCACCTCTCATCTGTGTGCCCGATTTAAAGAGACCCAGAACAGACCGGTCATGGCCAGACCCAGCTCAG ACCTAGCAGCGTTCCGAGAGGTGTTCTCGAAAGCCAAACACGTGGCCATCTTGACGGGAGCAGGGGTTAGTGCTGAGAGTGGGGTCCCAACCTTCAGAGGAGAAGGAGGCTTCTGGAGGAAATGGCAAGCCCAG gACCTGGCCACCCCTGGTGCGTTCAGTCAGAACCCATCCAGGGTATGGGAGTTCTACCACTACCGCAGGGAGGTGATGCTGACGAAGAGCCCCAACTCGGCTCATGTGGCCATAGCAGAGTGTGAGGCCAGGCTGCAGAAACAGGGGCGCCGCGTCACCGTCATCACACAGAACATCGATGAGCTACATCGCCGAGCCGGATCCACCAACATTTTGGAGATGCACG GCAGTTTGTTTAACACCCGCTGTATGAGCTGTGGTCATGTTGGGGTTAACCACAAGAGCCCCATCTGTGCTGCCCTGGAGGGCAAAGG tgctccaGACCCTAACACCAGTGATGCTCAGATCCCTCCTCATGACTTACCCAG GTGTGAGCAGGGTGGCTGTAGTGGTCTGCTCAGGCCTAATGTGGTCTGGTTCGGGGAGACTCTGGACTCCGACATCCTGACTCGCGTTGAAGAGGAACTAGACCTCTGTGACCTCTGCCTAGTG GTAGGTACGTCCTCCATAGTGTACCCAGCAGCCATGTTTGCTCCCCAGGTGGCGGCTAGAGGAATACCTGTAGCTGAATTTAACATGGAGGAAACACCCGCCACCATGCGCTTCAG GTTCCACTTCCAGGGCCCCTGTGGGACCACCCTGCCCCCTGCACTGGCACGCCACAACAATGAGCCCTGA
- the LOC110521768 gene encoding NAD-dependent protein deacylase sirtuin-5, mitochondrial isoform X1, which translates to MNIYPLTSQRGLRMSATFPSCYSKQDLQLTLMIVRQFTSRGVTSHLCARFKETQNRPVMARPSSDLAAFREVFSKAKHVAILTGAGVSAESGVPTFRGEGGFWRKWQAQDLATPGAFSQNPSRVWEFYHYRREVMLTKSPNSAHVAIAECEARLQKQGRRVTVITQNIDELHRRAGSTNILEMHGSLFNTRCMSCGHVGVNHKSPICAALEGKGAPDPNTSDAQIPPHDLPRCEQGGCSGLLRPNVVWFGETLDSDILTRVEEELDLCDLCLVVGTSSIVYPAAMFAPQVAARGIPVAEFNMEETPATMRFRFHFQGPCGTTLPPALARHNNEP; encoded by the exons ATGAATATTTACCCTTTGACGAGCCAGCGAGGTCTGCGCATGTCAGCAACGTTTCCAAGTTGTTACAGCAAGCAAGATCTCCAG TTAACCCTGATGATTGTACGTCAGTTCACCAGCAGAGGCGTCACCTCTCATCTGTGTGCCCGATTTAAAGAGACCCAGAACAGACCGGTCATGGCCAGACCCAGCTCAG ACCTAGCAGCGTTCCGAGAGGTGTTCTCGAAAGCCAAACACGTGGCCATCTTGACGGGAGCAGGGGTTAGTGCTGAGAGTGGGGTCCCAACCTTCAGAGGAGAAGGAGGCTTCTGGAGGAAATGGCAAGCCCAG gACCTGGCCACCCCTGGTGCGTTCAGTCAGAACCCATCCAGGGTATGGGAGTTCTACCACTACCGCAGGGAGGTGATGCTGACGAAGAGCCCCAACTCGGCTCATGTGGCCATAGCAGAGTGTGAGGCCAGGCTGCAGAAACAGGGGCGCCGCGTCACCGTCATCACACAGAACATCGATGAGCTACATCGCCGAGCCGGATCCACCAACATTTTGGAGATGCACG GCAGTTTGTTTAACACCCGCTGTATGAGCTGTGGTCATGTTGGGGTTAACCACAAGAGCCCCATCTGTGCTGCCCTGGAGGGCAAAGG tgctccaGACCCTAACACCAGTGATGCTCAGATCCCTCCTCATGACTTACCCAG GTGTGAGCAGGGTGGCTGTAGTGGTCTGCTCAGGCCTAATGTGGTCTGGTTCGGGGAGACTCTGGACTCCGACATCCTGACTCGCGTTGAAGAGGAACTAGACCTCTGTGACCTCTGCCTAGTG GTAGGTACGTCCTCCATAGTGTACCCAGCAGCCATGTTTGCTCCCCAGGTGGCGGCTAGAGGAATACCTGTAGCTGAATTTAACATGGAGGAAACACCCGCCACCATGCGCTTCAG GTTCCACTTCCAGGGCCCCTGTGGGACCACCCTGCCCCCTGCACTGGCACGCCACAACAATGAGCCCTGA